Proteins from a single region of Pseudodesulfovibrio portus:
- the galU gene encoding UTP--glucose-1-phosphate uridylyltransferase GalU, translating to MEVKKAVIPVAGWGTRSLPATKNVPKEMLPIFRKPIVQYIVEEGIEAGLTDVVFVTNQNKTIIEDHFDRNFLLEQLLERAGKTKMLAEVRRVASLVNVIGVRQKEQLGLGHAVLTAREVCKNEPFAVMLGDDLMFGIETGIGALLRVARDTDKAVVGVIEVPDEKVSKYGVIKGDDLGDGTYRVTSLVEKPKPEEAPSNLAIIGRYVLLPEIFDILEGQQAGVGGEIQLTDALQGLADRDKLLAVKLGGQRFDAGDWVEYLTANIYFALHDEELRDDLVKRLQELLSCSS from the coding sequence ATGGAAGTCAAGAAAGCCGTCATTCCCGTTGCAGGTTGGGGAACCCGTTCCCTCCCGGCCACCAAGAACGTACCCAAGGAGATGCTGCCCATCTTTCGCAAGCCCATTGTCCAGTACATCGTGGAGGAGGGCATCGAAGCAGGATTGACGGACGTGGTCTTCGTCACCAACCAGAACAAGACCATCATCGAGGACCATTTCGACCGCAACTTCCTGCTCGAGCAGCTCCTTGAGCGGGCCGGCAAGACCAAGATGCTGGCCGAGGTTCGCCGGGTGGCTTCCCTGGTCAACGTCATCGGCGTCCGCCAGAAGGAACAGCTCGGCCTCGGCCACGCCGTGCTCACGGCGCGGGAAGTCTGCAAGAACGAGCCGTTTGCGGTCATGCTCGGCGACGACCTCATGTTCGGCATCGAGACCGGTATCGGCGCATTGCTCCGGGTAGCCCGTGACACGGACAAGGCCGTGGTGGGCGTCATCGAGGTGCCTGACGAGAAAGTCAGCAAGTACGGCGTGATCAAGGGCGACGACCTGGGAGACGGCACCTACCGCGTGACCAGCCTGGTGGAGAAGCCCAAGCCGGAAGAGGCCCCGTCCAACCTGGCCATCATCGGTCGTTACGTGCTGCTGCCCGAGATTTTCGACATCCTCGAAGGCCAGCAGGCGGGCGTGGGCGGTGAAATCCAGCTTACAGACGCCCTGCAGGGGCTGGCCGACCGCGACAAGCTCCTAGCCGTGAAGCTCGGCGGCCAGCGTTTCGACGCGGGTGACTGGGTGGAGTACCTGACCGCCAACATCTATTTCGCCCTCCACGACGAGGAGCTGCGCGACGATCTCGTCAAGCGCCTTCAGGAGTTGCTCTCTTGTTCAAGCTAG
- the glmM gene encoding phosphoglucosamine mutase, which translates to MNQRLFGTDGLRGQGNIFPMTPEIALRLGLAAGQYFRNGGKKHRVVIGKDTRLSGYVFETALTSGLCANGMDVFLVGPLPTPAISFLTRNMRADLGVVISASHNPFMDNGIKFFDSNGFKLPDEVEDEISELVMNDRTKWDYPAAEQVGRAFRITDATGRYIVYLKNSFSPNLTLDGMRIVLDCAHGAAYGVAPKVLEELGAEVVRIGVEPDGLNINQKCGSLYPEVIAQAVRDVNADMGIALDGDADRLIVCDENGRILDGDQIMALCAMEMMEQGKLPKNMLVATVMSNMALELFMKDKGGVLLRTDVGDRYVVEAMRREGATLGGEQSGHLIFMEHSTTGDGLLAALQLLRLMREKERPLSELAGLLEPFPQLLKNVHVKRKIPFEDAPEVQKAVKKVEDALGGKGRVLLRYSGTEPVCRVMVEGPDCDKVELYTGDIVEACEKYLK; encoded by the coding sequence ATGAACCAGAGGCTTTTCGGTACCGACGGCCTGCGAGGGCAGGGCAATATCTTTCCCATGACCCCGGAGATCGCGCTCCGGCTCGGTCTGGCCGCAGGGCAGTATTTCCGCAACGGCGGCAAGAAACACCGCGTGGTCATCGGCAAGGACACCCGGCTTTCCGGCTATGTGTTCGAGACCGCCCTGACCAGCGGGCTGTGCGCCAACGGCATGGACGTCTTCCTTGTCGGGCCGCTGCCCACGCCCGCCATTTCCTTTTTGACCCGCAACATGCGCGCCGACCTCGGCGTGGTCATCTCGGCCTCGCACAATCCGTTCATGGACAACGGCATCAAGTTCTTCGACAGCAACGGGTTCAAGCTGCCCGACGAGGTGGAGGACGAGATCAGCGAACTGGTCATGAACGACAGGACGAAGTGGGACTATCCGGCGGCGGAGCAGGTGGGACGCGCCTTTCGCATCACCGACGCCACCGGCCGCTACATCGTCTACCTGAAGAACAGCTTCTCCCCGAACCTGACTCTGGACGGCATGCGCATCGTGCTCGACTGCGCCCACGGCGCGGCCTACGGCGTGGCCCCCAAGGTGCTGGAGGAACTGGGCGCCGAGGTGGTCAGGATCGGCGTGGAGCCGGACGGGTTGAACATCAACCAGAAGTGCGGTTCCCTCTATCCCGAGGTCATCGCCCAGGCGGTCAGGGACGTGAACGCGGACATGGGCATCGCCCTGGACGGGGACGCGGACCGGCTCATCGTCTGCGACGAGAACGGGCGCATCCTGGACGGTGACCAGATCATGGCCCTGTGCGCCATGGAGATGATGGAGCAGGGCAAGCTGCCGAAAAACATGCTGGTGGCCACGGTCATGTCCAACATGGCACTCGAGCTGTTCATGAAGGACAAGGGGGGCGTCCTGCTGCGCACCGACGTGGGCGACCGCTATGTGGTCGAGGCCATGCGCCGCGAGGGGGCGACCCTGGGCGGCGAGCAGTCAGGCCACCTCATTTTCATGGAGCATTCCACCACGGGCGACGGGCTCCTGGCAGCCCTGCAACTGCTCCGGCTCATGCGCGAGAAAGAGCGCCCCCTGTCCGAACTGGCGGGACTGCTCGAACCCTTCCCCCAGTTGCTCAAGAACGTTCACGTCAAGCGCAAGATTCCCTTTGAGGACGCTCCCGAGGTGCAGAAGGCCGTGAAGAAGGTGGAGGATGCCCTTGGGGGCAAGGGGCGCGTTCTGCTGCGCTATTCCGGCACCGAGCCCGTCTGCCGCGTCATGGTCGAGGGGCCGGACTGCGACAAGGTGGAACTGTACACGGGCGACATTGTCGAGGCCTGTGAGAAATATTTGAAGTAG